Proteins encoded by one window of Brevibacterium atlanticum:
- the prcA gene encoding proteasome subunit alpha: MSQAPFYVSPEQLMKDRADFARKGIARGRSVVVLRYDSGILLLAENPSPTLHKIAEIYDRIGFAAVGKYNEFETLRQAGVRYADLRGYSYDRIDVTARGLTNAYAQTLAGVFTTESKPFEVELVVAELGVTADADQLYRLSYDGSVIDETEHVAIGGQADAITASLSGLRTSTLDLAAVFNHGVAALAAATRTNLPNEDLEAAVLDRTTHRQRTFRRLDETTMAELRKD, encoded by the coding sequence ATGAGCCAGGCCCCGTTCTACGTCTCACCCGAACAGCTGATGAAGGACCGCGCCGACTTCGCGCGCAAGGGAATCGCTCGCGGCCGCTCGGTCGTCGTCCTCCGCTACGACTCCGGCATCCTGCTGCTCGCGGAGAACCCCTCGCCGACCCTGCACAAGATCGCGGAGATCTACGACCGGATCGGCTTCGCCGCCGTCGGCAAGTACAACGAATTCGAGACCCTGCGACAGGCCGGGGTCCGCTACGCCGACCTGCGCGGCTACTCCTACGATCGCATCGACGTCACCGCCAGGGGCCTGACGAACGCCTATGCGCAGACCCTCGCCGGGGTCTTCACCACCGAATCGAAGCCCTTCGAAGTCGAACTCGTCGTCGCCGAACTCGGCGTCACCGCGGACGCCGATCAGCTCTACCGGCTCAGCTACGACGGCTCGGTCATCGACGAGACCGAGCACGTGGCCATCGGAGGGCAGGCCGATGCGATCACCGCATCCCTGTCCGGGCTGCGCACGTCCACACTCGACCTGGCCGCCGTGTTCAACCACGGCGTCGCAGCACTAGCCGCCGCCACCCGGACGAACCTGCCCAACGAGGACCTCGAGGCCGCCGTCCTCGATCGCACGACGCACCGGCAGCGGACGTTCCGCCGTCTCGACGAGACGACGATGGCCGAGCTGAGGAAGGACTGA
- the prcB gene encoding proteasome subunit beta translates to MAGFPPAFLSSTSNSFVELARSLAPEVLPRGGGRDLSEQSPEGTTIICFRTASGILMAGDRRATIGNLIASHSMEKVRAADDYSVIGIAGTAGVALDLIRLFQLELEHYEKIEGARLSLNGKANRLAAMLRGNLGLAMQGLSVVPLFAGVDEVTPHGQIFSFDVTGGKYEEHRFHAIGSGSGFARGALKKLWRPELDQDQAITVAVEALFDASDDDSATGGPDFVRQIAPTIFTVDLAEGVTEIDSASVLTTAAEVVDRRTRTAGA, encoded by the coding sequence ATGGCAGGATTCCCTCCTGCATTCTTGAGTTCGACGAGCAACTCGTTCGTCGAACTCGCCCGCTCCCTGGCACCCGAGGTCCTGCCGCGGGGCGGGGGCAGGGACCTGTCCGAGCAGTCACCGGAGGGCACGACGATCATCTGCTTCCGGACCGCCTCGGGCATCCTCATGGCCGGGGATCGGCGGGCCACGATCGGCAACCTCATCGCCTCCCATTCGATGGAGAAGGTCAGGGCCGCCGACGACTACTCCGTCATCGGCATCGCCGGCACGGCCGGAGTCGCCCTCGACCTCATCCGGCTCTTCCAGCTCGAACTCGAGCACTACGAGAAGATCGAAGGAGCCCGTCTCTCGCTCAACGGCAAGGCCAACCGCCTGGCCGCGATGCTGCGGGGCAACCTCGGCCTGGCCATGCAGGGCCTGAGCGTGGTTCCCCTGTTCGCCGGGGTCGACGAGGTGACCCCGCACGGACAGATCTTCAGCTTCGACGTCACCGGCGGAAAATACGAAGAGCACCGCTTCCACGCGATCGGCTCGGGATCCGGCTTCGCCCGTGGGGCGCTGAAGAAGCTGTGGCGGCCCGAACTCGACCAGGACCAGGCGATCACCGTGGCCGTCGAGGCACTCTTCGACGCCTCCGATGACGACTCAGCCACCGGGGGACCGGACTTCGTCCGTCAGATCGCCCCGACGATCTTCACCGTCGACCTCGCTGAGGGAGTCACCGAGATCGATTCGGCATCCGTTCTGACCACCGCCGCCGAGGTCGTCGACCGTCGCACCCGGACCGCCGGGGCATGA
- a CDS encoding ubiquitin-like protein Pup, with amino-acid sequence MSSQEQFQHDKSTGGGDAPVDPPEAVQGQINTQNVDSILDEIDGVLESNAEEFVKNFVQKGGQ; translated from the coding sequence ATGAGCTCGCAGGAACAGTTCCAACACGACAAATCGACCGGTGGGGGTGACGCACCCGTCGACCCGCCGGAGGCGGTCCAAGGTCAGATCAACACCCAGAACGTCGATTCCATCCTCGACGAGATCGACGGTGTGCTCGAATCGAACGCAGAGGAGTTCGTCAAGAACTTCGTGCAGAAGGGCGGCCAATGA